A genomic window from Pantoea alhagi includes:
- a CDS encoding Dyp-type peroxidase, producing the protein MSPHQSGILPENNRFAIWLEAVAQDDLNRIRQGVKTFHHQLTQLQARYPDAALGATIAFGNALWRDLQPGDSAPELKDFQPLGKNMAPATQRDLLVHIQSLRHDVNFTLAQAALAAFGPAVRIEEETHGFRWTEDRDLSGFVDGTENPKGEMRQQVAIIANGADAGGSYVFTQRWEHNLSQLQRLPVAKQEQIIGRTRLSNEELEGDARPATSHVSRVDLKENGQGLKILRQSLPYGTASGTNGLYFIAYCATLYNIEQQLLSMFGERDGKYDAMLRFTKPVSGAWWFAPSLETLLAL; encoded by the coding sequence ATGTCCCCGCATCAGAGCGGCATTTTGCCCGAAAATAATCGCTTTGCCATTTGGCTGGAAGCCGTGGCTCAGGACGACCTGAACAGGATTCGCCAGGGCGTAAAAACCTTCCATCATCAGTTAACCCAGCTGCAGGCGCGTTATCCCGATGCGGCGCTGGGCGCGACCATTGCTTTTGGCAATGCACTCTGGCGCGATCTACAGCCTGGCGACAGTGCGCCGGAGCTGAAGGATTTTCAGCCTCTGGGCAAAAATATGGCACCTGCAACCCAACGCGACCTGCTGGTTCATATTCAATCCCTGCGTCATGATGTTAACTTTACACTGGCCCAGGCGGCCCTGGCGGCTTTTGGCCCGGCGGTACGCATTGAAGAAGAGACGCACGGTTTCCGCTGGACGGAAGATCGCGATCTTTCTGGCTTCGTTGATGGCACTGAAAACCCAAAGGGAGAGATGCGTCAACAGGTAGCGATTATCGCCAACGGGGCTGATGCCGGTGGCAGCTATGTCTTTACCCAGCGCTGGGAGCATAATTTATCGCAGCTGCAACGTCTGCCGGTTGCGAAACAGGAGCAAATCATTGGACGCACCAGGCTGAGCAATGAAGAGCTGGAAGGCGATGCGCGTCCTGCAACTTCGCACGTTAGCCGCGTTGACTTGAAAGAAAACGGGCAGGGATTGAAAATCCTGCGCCAGAGCCTGCCTTACGGCACCGCCAGCGGCACTAACGGCCTCTATTTTATCGCTTACTGCGCCACGCTCTACAATATTGAACAGCAGCTGTTAAGTATGTTTGGCGAGCGTGACGGCAAGTATGACGCCATGCTGCGTTTTACTAAACCGGTCAGCGGCGCGTGGTGGTTTGCGCCTTCTCTTGAGACGCTACTGGCGCTGTAA
- the cysA gene encoding sulfate/thiosulfate ABC transporter ATP-binding protein CysA has product MSIEIKQINKSFGRTRVLNDISLDISSGQMVALLGPSGSGKTTLLRIIAGLEHQNSGQIRFHDKDVSHVHARDRQVGFVFQHYALFRHMTVFDNIAFGLTVLPRRERPSAAAIKQKVTQLLEMVQLGHLATRFPAQLSGGQKQRVALARALAVEPQILLLDEPFGALDAQVRKELRRWLRQLHEELKFTSVFVTHDQEEAMEVADRVVVMSQGNIEQVGTPDDVWREPANRFVLEFLGEVNRFDAEVHGSHFHVGAHHWPLGYTPAHQGAVELFLRPWEIDAARQSSLETPLPVQILEVSPRGHFWQLLVQPAGWQAEPFSLVFDGEQAAPQRGERLYVGLQQARLYQGNTPLRAVAFAESA; this is encoded by the coding sequence ATGAGCATTGAGATTAAGCAGATTAATAAATCGTTTGGCCGTACGCGGGTGCTCAATGACATCTCGCTGGATATTTCTTCTGGTCAGATGGTGGCGCTGCTGGGGCCGTCCGGATCCGGAAAAACCACGCTGCTGCGCATTATCGCCGGCCTGGAACATCAAAACAGCGGACAGATCCGCTTTCATGATAAAGATGTCAGCCATGTACATGCGCGCGATCGCCAGGTTGGCTTTGTTTTCCAGCACTATGCGCTGTTCCGTCACATGACCGTGTTCGACAACATTGCTTTTGGCCTGACGGTGCTGCCACGTCGCGAACGCCCGTCAGCGGCGGCGATCAAACAGAAGGTCACACAGCTGCTGGAAATGGTGCAGCTGGGACATCTGGCAACCCGCTTTCCGGCCCAGCTTTCCGGCGGTCAGAAACAGCGTGTGGCGCTGGCGCGCGCGCTGGCGGTCGAGCCGCAGATTCTGTTGCTGGATGAACCTTTTGGCGCACTGGACGCGCAGGTGCGTAAAGAACTGCGTCGCTGGCTGCGTCAGCTGCATGAAGAACTGAAATTTACCAGCGTGTTTGTGACTCACGATCAGGAAGAGGCGATGGAAGTTGCCGATCGGGTGGTGGTTATGAGCCAGGGTAATATCGAGCAGGTCGGTACGCCGGATGATGTGTGGCGCGAACCGGCCAACCGTTTTGTGCTGGAGTTTCTTGGCGAAGTGAACCGCTTTGATGCTGAGGTTCATGGCTCTCATTTCCACGTGGGCGCGCATCACTGGCCGCTGGGCTATACGCCAGCGCATCAGGGTGCGGTTGAGCTATTCCTGCGTCCCTGGGAAATTGATGCGGCGCGCCAGAGCAGCCTGGAAACCCCTTTGCCGGTTCAGATTCTGGAAGTCAGCCCGCGTGGGCACTTCTGGCAGCTGCTGGTCCAACCCGCGGGCTGGCAGGCTGAGCCTTTTAGCCTGGTGTTTGATGGCGAACAGGCGGCCCCGCAGCGCGGCGAGCGCCTCTACGTTGGCCTGCAGCAGGCGCGCCTCTATCAGGGCAATACGCCACTGCGTGCAGTTGCCTTTGCCGAAAGCGCCTGA
- the cysT gene encoding sulfate/thiosulfate ABC transporter permease CysT, with translation MFVASSKRVLPGFGISLGSSLFFTCLILLLPMSALIMQLAQMSLAQYWEVITNPQVVAAYKITLISAAVASLFNAFFGMLMAWILTRYRFPGRSVLDGLMDLPFALPTAVAGLTLAGLFSVNGWYGQWLAQFDIKVSYTWLGIAVAMAFTSIPFVVRTVQPVLEELGPEYEEAAQTLGATPWQSFRRVVLPEVAPALMAGTALSFTRSLGEFGAIIFIAGNIAWKTEVTSLMIFIRLQEFDYPAASAIASVILAASLLLLFAINTLQSRFGRRLGGH, from the coding sequence ATGTTTGTAGCAAGTAGTAAACGCGTACTTCCTGGCTTTGGCATTAGCCTCGGCAGCAGCCTGTTTTTCACCTGCCTGATCCTGCTGTTGCCAATGAGCGCCTTGATTATGCAACTGGCGCAAATGTCGCTGGCGCAATACTGGGAAGTCATTACTAATCCGCAGGTAGTAGCGGCTTACAAAATAACGCTGATCTCGGCGGCGGTGGCCTCACTGTTTAATGCCTTCTTCGGCATGCTGATGGCCTGGATTTTAACGCGCTACCGCTTTCCCGGCCGCAGTGTGCTGGATGGGTTAATGGATCTGCCTTTCGCGCTGCCAACGGCGGTAGCGGGACTGACGCTGGCCGGGCTGTTTTCGGTGAACGGCTGGTATGGTCAGTGGCTGGCGCAGTTTGATATCAAGGTTTCCTATACCTGGCTGGGGATTGCCGTGGCGATGGCTTTTACCAGTATCCCCTTTGTGGTGCGCACCGTTCAGCCGGTACTGGAAGAGCTGGGTCCGGAATATGAAGAGGCGGCGCAAACGCTGGGCGCAACGCCCTGGCAAAGTTTCCGCCGCGTGGTGCTGCCGGAAGTGGCTCCGGCGTTAATGGCGGGTACGGCGCTCTCCTTTACCCGCAGCCTGGGTGAGTTTGGTGCGATTATTTTTATCGCCGGTAATATTGCATGGAAGACGGAAGTCACTTCGCTGATGATTTTTATTCGTCTGCAGGAATTCGATTACCCCGCAGCCAGCGCAATTGCTTCCGTTATCCTGGCCGCCTCGCTGCTGCTGCTGTTCGCTATCAATACGTTACAGAGCCGCTTTGGCCGTCGTCTTGGAGGTCATTAA
- the cysP gene encoding thiosulfate ABC transporter substrate-binding protein CysP, whose amino-acid sequence MTFPVAKKLLGGAALSLLLAANVQATELLNSSYDVSRELFTALNAPFIQQWDEKHPNDKLTIRQSHAGSSKQALAILQGLKADVVTYNQVTDVQILHDRGRLLPADWQSRLPNHSSPFYSTMAFLVRKGNPKQIHDWNDLIRSDVKLIFPNPKTSGNGRYTWLAAWGAADKANNGDRAKTIQFMTQLMKNVEVMDTGGRGATTTFVERGLGDVLISFESEVNNIRNQYAQAGYEVVVPKTDILAEFPVAWLDKNVAQNHSEAAAKAYLNYLYTPAAQQIMTKFYYRVNNPQMMQQADFPQTELFRVEDRFGSWEKIMKTHFASGGELDKLLAAGRG is encoded by the coding sequence ATGACCTTTCCCGTAGCGAAAAAGTTACTCGGCGGCGCGGCGCTCTCTTTGCTGTTGGCCGCAAACGTGCAGGCAACCGAGCTGTTAAACAGTTCTTATGATGTGTCACGTGAACTCTTTACGGCGCTCAATGCTCCTTTTATCCAACAGTGGGATGAAAAGCACCCGAACGATAAGCTTACTATTCGCCAGTCACATGCCGGATCGTCGAAACAGGCGCTGGCGATCCTTCAGGGCCTGAAGGCGGATGTGGTCACTTATAACCAGGTCACCGATGTACAAATCCTGCACGATCGCGGTCGTTTGCTGCCTGCCGACTGGCAATCGCGTCTGCCGAACCACAGTTCGCCATTCTATTCCACCATGGCGTTTCTGGTGCGCAAGGGCAATCCAAAGCAAATTCATGACTGGAACGATTTGATCCGCAGCGACGTTAAGCTGATTTTCCCTAATCCAAAAACGTCCGGCAACGGCCGTTATACCTGGCTGGCGGCATGGGGCGCAGCAGATAAAGCCAACAATGGCGATCGCGCTAAAACCATCCAGTTTATGACTCAACTGATGAAAAATGTCGAAGTGATGGATACCGGCGGACGTGGCGCAACGACCACGTTCGTTGAGCGTGGTCTGGGCGACGTACTGATCAGCTTTGAATCAGAAGTGAACAATATTCGTAACCAGTATGCGCAGGCAGGTTACGAAGTAGTGGTGCCGAAAACCGATATTCTCGCCGAGTTCCCGGTGGCGTGGCTGGATAAAAACGTGGCACAGAATCATAGCGAAGCTGCGGCGAAAGCCTACCTCAATTATCTCTACACGCCAGCGGCGCAGCAGATAATGACCAAATTCTATTATCGGGTAAATAACCCTCAGATGATGCAGCAGGCGGACTTCCCGCAAACCGAGCTGTTCCGTGTGGAAGATCGCTTTGGCAGCTGGGAAAAAATCATGAAAACCCACTTCGCCAGCGGTGGCGAGCTGGATAAGCTGTTAGCGGCGGGGCGTGGTTAA
- the cysW gene encoding sulfate/thiosulfate ABC transporter permease CysW, with the protein MADITQLNGAERPRINWGKWLLIAVGVLVSFLLLVVPLIAIFTEALAQGLGAVLSNLSDSDMLHAIWLTVLVALITVPVNLVFGTLLAWLVTRFTFPGRQLLLTLFDIPFAVSPVVAGLIYLLFWGVNGPAGGWLDEHHIQLMFSWPGIVMATIFVTCPFVVRELVPVMLSQGSHEDEAAVLLGASGWQMFRRVTLPNIRWALLYGVVLTNARAIGEFGAVSVVSGSIRGETYTLPLQVELLHQDYNSVGAFTAAALLTLMAIVTLFLKSALQWRLENQQKRLQQEENHEH; encoded by the coding sequence ATGGCTGATATCACCCAACTGAATGGCGCTGAGCGTCCGCGTATTAACTGGGGTAAATGGCTGCTGATTGCTGTTGGCGTGCTGGTCTCTTTTCTGTTGCTGGTGGTGCCGCTGATCGCCATTTTTACCGAGGCGCTGGCACAGGGGCTGGGCGCGGTGCTGAGTAACCTCAGCGATAGCGATATGCTGCATGCTATCTGGCTCACGGTACTGGTGGCGTTGATTACCGTACCGGTTAACCTGGTTTTCGGGACGCTGCTTGCCTGGCTGGTGACCCGTTTTACCTTCCCGGGTCGCCAGTTACTGCTGACGCTGTTCGATATTCCGTTTGCGGTCTCGCCGGTGGTGGCTGGTCTGATTTATTTACTGTTCTGGGGCGTAAACGGACCTGCGGGCGGCTGGCTGGATGAGCACCATATTCAGTTGATGTTCTCCTGGCCGGGCATCGTGATGGCGACGATCTTTGTCACCTGCCCATTTGTGGTGCGTGAACTGGTACCGGTGATGCTTAGTCAGGGCAGTCATGAAGATGAAGCCGCCGTGCTGCTGGGCGCTTCCGGCTGGCAGATGTTTCGTCGCGTGACGTTGCCCAATATCCGCTGGGCGCTGTTGTATGGCGTGGTGCTGACCAATGCCCGCGCGATCGGTGAATTTGGTGCGGTCTCGGTGGTTTCGGGATCGATTCGCGGCGAGACCTATACCTTGCCGCTACAGGTTGAGTTACTGCATCAGGATTACAACAGCGTGGGCGCGTTTACTGCCGCCGCGCTGCTGACTCTGATGGCGATAGTGACGCTGTTTCTGAAAAGCGCGCTGCAATGGCGATTAGAGAACCAGCAGAAGCGTTTACAGCAGGAGGAAAATCATGAGCATTGA
- a CDS encoding DUF2919 domain-containing protein: protein MLFTPDDYDSKGQLRLPLTFWLILLLQARTWVLFIMAGASRQQGAELLELFYPDRNIFWMGMALGIPAAVGLLLTGYRQRWPTLWQAWRWVLCVTLLLNLLLMLWQSGQESDILLFALWLPALFDLVALLWLLLSRRLKACFNAQLNQTE, encoded by the coding sequence ATGCTTTTCACCCCTGATGACTACGACAGTAAAGGTCAGCTACGTCTGCCGCTGACCTTTTGGCTTATTCTGCTGTTACAGGCGCGTACCTGGGTGCTGTTTATTATGGCTGGCGCATCACGTCAGCAGGGTGCCGAACTGCTGGAGCTCTTTTATCCTGACAGAAACATCTTCTGGATGGGCATGGCGCTGGGGATCCCCGCCGCCGTCGGGCTGCTGCTTACTGGCTACCGGCAACGCTGGCCCACGCTCTGGCAGGCCTGGCGTTGGGTACTGTGCGTTACCTTGCTGCTGAACCTGCTGCTGATGCTGTGGCAGAGTGGACAGGAGAGCGATATCTTGCTGTTCGCGCTATGGCTGCCGGCGCTGTTTGACCTGGTCGCGCTGCTCTGGCTACTGCTTAGCCGTCGCCTGAAAGCCTGCTTTAATGCGCAACTCAATCAGACGGAATAA
- a CDS encoding RpoE-regulated lipoprotein: MKSLRPALMVATLLLAGCASHGSNSNEASWWNPIDWSWSALWPGNWFGSSLTVTEQGVGAINSSTPLQESALNAGLNGDYRLRQGMRSEQGGVVSFWQALTDNEVKLTFSGKETVSRIEVTDRDIASADGTRIGDVFSDHYQKAFGHCQAASGETAPAVLCQAPGSEHISYIYQGKWAGPQGLIPPDDVLKSWQVSKIIWQR, translated from the coding sequence ATGAAATCACTACGTCCGGCATTGATGGTCGCTACGTTACTACTGGCGGGCTGTGCCAGTCACGGCTCGAACAGCAACGAAGCCAGCTGGTGGAATCCAATTGACTGGTCATGGTCTGCGCTGTGGCCCGGCAACTGGTTTGGCTCCTCGCTGACGGTAACCGAACAGGGCGTTGGCGCAATCAATAGCTCTACGCCGCTGCAGGAAAGCGCCCTTAACGCGGGCCTGAATGGTGACTATCGGTTGCGACAGGGCATGCGTAGCGAGCAGGGCGGCGTGGTCAGTTTCTGGCAGGCGCTGACCGATAACGAGGTGAAGTTAACGTTCAGCGGCAAAGAGACGGTGAGCCGCATAGAGGTAACGGATCGAGATATCGCCAGCGCCGACGGCACCCGCATTGGCGATGTATTCAGCGATCATTATCAAAAAGCCTTTGGCCATTGTCAGGCCGCCAGCGGGGAAACGGCTCCCGCAGTGCTGTGCCAGGCACCGGGCAGCGAGCATATCAGCTATATCTATCAGGGAAAATGGGCGGGTCCACAGGGGCTTATCCCGCCGGATGATGTGCTAAAAAGCTGGCAGGTGAGTAAAATCATCTGGCAACGTTAA